A section of the Candidatus Binatia bacterium genome encodes:
- a CDS encoding RNA polymerase sigma factor, producing MTDETLVSLARQELPYRTEAFSELVRRYEPRVFRTCKRVLGDEEEARDAAQEVFLRVFRGLRGFEAKARFRTWLFRIVANVCSDRLSRRAPEEPYGDDPPELPSDPPGTPEHGEVFRAFSLLSPEDRTILSLRFVSELSLEEIAGSLEISLSAAKMRLYRALERFRERYRELEAKNPRQV from the coding sequence ATGACGGACGAAACCCTGGTCTCCCTGGCTCGCCAGGAACTACCCTACCGGACGGAAGCCTTTTCCGAGCTCGTCCGTCGCTACGAACCTCGGGTCTTCCGGACCTGCAAGAGGGTGTTGGGGGACGAAGAGGAAGCGAGGGACGCGGCACAGGAGGTTTTTTTGCGGGTCTTTCGGGGCCTTCGGGGATTCGAAGCCAAGGCGCGCTTCCGGACCTGGCTTTTCCGGATCGTCGCCAACGTCTGCTCGGATCGACTGTCGAGGCGAGCCCCCGAGGAGCCCTACGGGGACGACCCGCCCGAGCTCCCGAGCGACCCCCCCGGCACGCCGGAGCACGGCGAAGTGTTCCGGGCCTTTTCGCTCCTCTCGCCGGAGGACCGGACGATCCTCTCGCTCCGGTTCGTCTCCGAACTGTCCCTCGAGGAAATCGCCGGCTCCCTGGAGATCTCCTTGAGTGCGGCAAAAATGCGACTCTACCGTGCGCTCGAGCGGTTTCGAGAGCGCTACCGGGAGCTCGAGGCGAAAAATCCTCGGCAAGTGTGA
- the cmpX gene encoding hypothetical protein: METPFRDLVAVPLGAVWNPLGALWAKLLGFLPNLLGAALILGVGYVLSTGARRLVTASLRRIGFDDASRRVGFRALLDRSGISATASDILGILVFWLVFLTFLLSAAEALALPNVSETIEALVRYVPNVIGAVLLVVVGVTVAHFLRDLVRSGTQSLGVEYARALSNVTYVVLLVLVASLAISQLRIEAGLLNRAVEIVLVASGAALALSLGLGSRDIAKHVIAGTYAREVLRPGVVLSAGEERGEVEQVGALFTCLRDESGRRVYIPNGRLTELVLHEEAGKP, translated from the coding sequence ATGGAAACCCCCTTTCGCGATCTCGTCGCCGTCCCTCTTGGCGCCGTCTGGAACCCGCTCGGTGCTCTCTGGGCGAAGCTTCTCGGGTTTTTGCCGAACCTTCTGGGCGCGGCCCTCATCCTCGGGGTGGGGTACGTGCTTTCCACGGGCGCGAGGCGGCTCGTGACCGCCTCCCTCCGGCGGATCGGCTTCGACGACGCGAGCCGCCGGGTGGGCTTCCGGGCGCTTCTCGACCGTTCGGGCATTTCCGCGACGGCATCCGACATCCTCGGGATTCTGGTTTTCTGGCTCGTTTTTCTCACGTTCTTGCTTTCGGCGGCGGAAGCCCTGGCACTTCCCAACGTTTCCGAAACCATCGAAGCCCTGGTGCGCTACGTTCCGAACGTGATCGGGGCGGTCCTCCTGGTTGTCGTCGGCGTCACGGTGGCGCATTTCCTGCGCGACCTCGTCCGCAGCGGAACGCAGAGCCTGGGCGTCGAATACGCCCGCGCCCTCTCGAACGTGACCTATGTCGTTCTCCTGGTGCTCGTGGCGAGTCTCGCCATCTCGCAGCTCCGGATCGAAGCCGGTCTCCTGAACCGCGCCGTGGAGATCGTCCTGGTCGCTTCGGGAGCTGCGCTGGCTCTGTCGTTGGGTCTCGGTAGCCGTGACATCGCCAAACACGTGATCGCGGGCACCTATGCCAGGGAAGTTTTGCGGCCGGGAGTGGTTCTCTCGGCGGGAGAAGAACGCGGCGAGGTGGAGCAGGTAGGAGCACTTTTCACGTGCTTGAGGGACGAGAGCGGCCGTCGGGTCTACATTCCGAACGGCCGGCTTACCGAGCTGGTACTCCACGAAGAAGCCGGGAAGCCCTGA
- a CDS encoding TetR family transcriptional regulator, with translation MVESIEVVDVPRRERKKRETRRRIYEAAVRLFLERGFDAVSIDEICERADVARGTFFLHFPTKDALLLEYGREVVRELADRLGRSPRPASEDLRWVFRSLARRLSRSAESVRWMILEALRRPTVLSETREQGKDFAGLLAGVVRRGQASGEFRREVDPGVAGAVLAATYFALLGDWALGLLPGNLSRPLERALDLVLRGLEPRDVPPRKIRGPGRRKP, from the coding sequence ATGGTCGAGTCCATCGAGGTCGTGGACGTCCCCCGCCGGGAGCGGAAAAAACGGGAAACCCGTCGCCGCATCTACGAGGCCGCCGTCCGGCTTTTCCTCGAGCGGGGCTTCGACGCCGTGAGCATCGACGAGATCTGCGAGCGGGCCGACGTGGCCCGGGGGACGTTTTTCCTCCACTTTCCGACGAAAGACGCCCTCCTGCTCGAGTACGGCCGGGAGGTCGTGCGGGAGCTCGCCGACCGGCTCGGCCGGAGTCCGAGACCGGCGTCGGAGGACCTCCGGTGGGTCTTCCGGTCCCTGGCGCGACGGCTTTCGCGGAGCGCGGAGTCGGTCCGGTGGATGATCCTCGAAGCGCTCCGCCGCCCCACCGTGCTGTCCGAAACGCGGGAACAGGGGAAGGACTTCGCCGGTCTTCTCGCCGGCGTCGTTCGGCGGGGGCAGGCTTCGGGGGAATTCCGCCGCGAGGTCGACCCCGGCGTGGCCGGAGCCGTCCTCGCGGCCACCTACTTCGCGCTCCTGGGCGACTGGGCGCTGGGTCTCCTGCCCGGCAATCTTTCGCGACCCCTCGAGCGAGCCCTCGACCTGGTTCTGCGGGGCCTGGAACCTCGGGATGTCCCACCAAGGAAGATTCGAGGGCCGGGGAGACGGAAGCCATGA
- a CDS encoding sodium/hydrogen exchanger family/TrkA domain protein, producing MLADVVLLLAVALGGLLAGRFFRLPPLAAYLLVGVLAGPGGLGLVARSEGIEQLAELGVALLLFGVGIEFSLARIRRAAFRMLSSGTAQVLLTTLLTAAGFRWLGTSWPEAVAVGFLVSLSSTALVLKLYSDRGEVDAPHAQAALGVLLLQDLALVPMMLLLPVLSGPLEKALEGALLALAQASAALVLLLLLARVLLPRFLAVVARMRVPEVFSLAAVLFAFGTALVAARFGLSLPLGAFLAGLALSGSPFAHQVFAELLPLRDAFMAIFFTSVGLLFEPRLAAGDPVAALAMLGFVVLKGAVSGATVGIAWRSLRIAVVAGFALAQIGEFSFVLAWQAAAAGLLSPALEQAFFGTAILTMAATPWLLEWGTRLGRERERETAATTTLSSHVVIVGLGHTGQAVARVLRAASVPFCAVDIDPSRVEACRKEDLPVRFGDATRRAVLQSLGIERCRAVVVAVSDPVTTRRVVSLARQLNPAARILVRTQRVDEVPEVERLGADEVIPAEFEASIELFVRLLQHLGVPRNVARLQEALIRLDHYQALRGTQPSADFLDRARELIRAGVIETAEVMPGSPAAGRTLAELAFRRETGAAVLALVRGEEPMANPDGSVRLREGDVLVLYGPHAAIDRALELLSPKPEKDEGRG from the coding sequence ATGCTCGCGGACGTCGTCCTCCTTCTGGCCGTCGCACTCGGCGGCCTGCTCGCCGGCCGGTTCTTCCGCCTTCCCCCGCTCGCCGCCTACCTCCTGGTGGGGGTGCTTGCCGGCCCGGGTGGGCTCGGGCTCGTGGCGCGGTCGGAGGGAATCGAGCAGCTCGCCGAGCTCGGGGTCGCTCTTCTTCTCTTCGGTGTCGGTATCGAGTTCTCGCTCGCACGGATCCGCCGGGCTGCTTTCCGCATGCTCTCGAGCGGGACGGCGCAGGTTCTGCTCACCACGTTGCTCACGGCCGCGGGGTTCCGGTGGCTCGGAACGAGCTGGCCGGAAGCGGTGGCCGTGGGCTTTCTCGTCTCGCTCTCGAGCACGGCGCTCGTGCTCAAGCTCTATTCCGACCGCGGCGAGGTGGACGCTCCCCATGCCCAGGCCGCCCTCGGCGTCCTCCTCCTGCAGGACCTGGCGCTCGTCCCCATGATGCTTCTCCTCCCGGTTCTCAGCGGCCCGCTGGAAAAAGCGCTCGAGGGAGCCCTTCTCGCCCTCGCGCAGGCGTCGGCCGCCCTCGTCCTCTTGCTGCTCCTCGCGCGCGTGCTCCTTCCCCGGTTTCTCGCCGTCGTCGCGCGCATGCGAGTTCCGGAGGTGTTCTCCCTCGCCGCGGTGCTCTTCGCGTTCGGCACCGCGCTCGTTGCCGCGCGCTTCGGTCTCTCCCTTCCACTCGGGGCGTTCCTTGCCGGGCTTGCGCTTTCGGGCTCCCCGTTCGCTCATCAAGTCTTCGCCGAGCTGCTGCCGCTGCGGGACGCCTTCATGGCGATCTTTTTCACGAGCGTGGGCCTTCTTTTCGAACCACGACTGGCAGCGGGAGACCCCGTAGCGGCCCTCGCCATGCTCGGCTTCGTCGTGCTCAAAGGAGCCGTCTCCGGAGCGACCGTCGGTATCGCGTGGCGCTCCCTTCGGATCGCGGTGGTCGCGGGTTTCGCGCTCGCCCAGATCGGCGAGTTCTCGTTCGTGCTGGCCTGGCAGGCCGCCGCGGCGGGCCTTCTCTCCCCGGCACTCGAGCAGGCCTTTTTCGGCACGGCGATTCTGACCATGGCCGCGACGCCGTGGCTCCTGGAGTGGGGAACGCGGCTCGGGCGGGAACGGGAACGAGAAACGGCTGCTACGACCACCCTCTCTTCGCACGTCGTCATCGTCGGCCTCGGGCACACCGGGCAGGCCGTGGCGCGCGTGTTGCGGGCAGCTTCCGTGCCCTTCTGCGCGGTCGACATCGACCCCTCTCGCGTCGAAGCTTGCCGGAAGGAAGACCTGCCGGTCCGCTTCGGCGACGCGACCCGCAGGGCCGTGCTGCAGAGCCTCGGGATCGAACGTTGCCGCGCCGTCGTCGTGGCCGTGAGCGACCCCGTGACGACGCGGCGCGTCGTCTCGCTCGCCCGCCAGCTCAACCCGGCCGCCCGCATCCTGGTGCGGACGCAGAGGGTCGACGAAGTGCCCGAGGTGGAGCGGTTGGGAGCCGACGAGGTCATCCCCGCGGAGTTCGAGGCTTCGATCGAACTCTTCGTCCGCCTCCTCCAGCACCTCGGGGTTCCCCGCAACGTCGCGCGTCTCCAGGAAGCACTGATCCGTCTCGACCACTACCAGGCCCTGCGCGGCACGCAGCCGTCGGCGGACTTTCTCGATCGGGCGCGGGAGCTCATCCGCGCGGGCGTGATCGAGACGGCCGAGGTCATGCCGGGAAGCCCCGCCGCCGGGCGGACGCTGGCCGAGCTGGCCTTTCGCCGCGAGACGGGCGCGGCCGTTCTCGCGCTGGTGCGGGGCGAGGAGCCCATGGCCAACCCGGACGGATCGGTGCGCCTACGGGAAGGCGACGTCCTGGTCCTCTACGGCCCTCATGCCGCCATCGACCGCGCCCTCGAGCTCTTGAGTCCCAAGCCGGAGAAGGACGAAGGACGGGGGTGA